In one Lolium rigidum isolate FL_2022 chromosome 3, APGP_CSIRO_Lrig_0.1, whole genome shotgun sequence genomic region, the following are encoded:
- the LOC124704614 gene encoding 60S ribosomal protein L13-1-like yields the protein MVKHNNVISSGNVKKDWQRHVKTWFNQPARKQRRRIARQKKAVKIFPRPTSGPLRPIVQCQTLKYNMKARAGRGFTLEELKAAGIPKKLAPTIGISVDHRRKNRSLEGLQTNVQRLKTYKAKLVIFPRRARKVKAGDSTPEELANATQVQGDYMPIARGEKRSVEVVKVTEEMKAFKAYGKLRVERMNQRQLGARLKKAAEAEKEEKK from the exons aTGGTGAAGCACAACAACGTCATCTCCAGCGGCAACGTCAAGAAGGACTGGCAGAGGCATGTCAAGACGTGGTTCAACCAGCCGGCCCGCAAGCAGAGGCGCCGCATCG CTCGCCAAAAGAAGGCTGTGAAGATCTTCCCACGCCCAACATCTGGACCTCTTCGCCCCATTGTGCAATGCCAGACTCTCAAGTACAACATGAAGGCCAGGGCTGGCAGGGGATTTACTCTTGAGGAGCTCAAG GCTGCTGGCATCCCGAAGAAGCTGGCTCCCACAATTGGCATCTCTGTGGACCACCGCCGCAAGAACAGGTCACTTGAGGGTCTGCAGACCAATGTCCAGAGGCTGAAAACCTACAAGGCCAAGCTTGTTATCTTCCCAAGGCGTGCTCGCAAGGTCAAG GCTGGTGATTCTACCCCAGAGGAGCTTGCCAACGCCACCCAGGTCCAGGGCGACTACATGCCCATTGCTCGTGGCGAGAAGCGCTCTGTGGAGGTTGTCAAGGTGACAGAGGAGATGAAGGCATTCAAGGCCTACGGCAAGCTCCGTGTCGAGAGGATGAACCAGCGCCAGCTTGGGGCCCGTCTGAAGAAGGCTGCCGAGgcagagaaggaggagaagaagtga
- the LOC124697762 gene encoding BTB/POZ and MATH domain-containing protein 1-like: MKAFEAVSTSTCTPDMDQVTHVFDIFGYSKYRGMGNDNSSHIRSGIFAVGGHDWAIRFYPDGSGKESKDYISVFLQLLGEAAQVLASCDLRLVDQHTGLSSSVHKTGPRIFNSDDSSIAFAPQHAQFKRRSEIENSRYLRDDRLTIECIVTVVKKPHVTQTRSFPKISIPQSDMADHVGRLLEGKDGFDLSLSVGGETFQGHRLVLAMRSPVFRAELYGPMREATTTGQRVTIQDMQPAVFRAMLHYIYTDSLPAKDLEGDDNTEMIRLLLVAADRYAMERLKLVCQSILCEDLNEDTVATTLALADQHSCDELKSACLQFIEISMPWTMDAVVASQGFQDLMATCPYLAVEALEKRRKSLDSHI, encoded by the coding sequence ATGAAGGCCTTTGAGGCAGTGTCTACGTCTACGTGCACCCCCGACATGGaccaagtcacacatgtgttcgaTATCTTTGGTTACAGCAAGTACAGGGGTATGGGCAACGACAACAGCAGCCACATACGGTCCGGGATCTTTGCTGTTGGCGGCCACGATTGGGCCATCCGCTTCTACCCTGATGGCAGCGGCAAAGAATCCAAAGATTACATCTCCGTTTTCCTCCAGCTTTTGGGCGAGGCTGCTCAAGTCCTGGCGTCCTGCGACCTCAGGCTGGTCGACCAGCACACCGGATTATCGTCTTCTGTGCATAAAACCGGACCTAGGATTTTCAACTCCGATGATAGTTCCATCGCGTTTGCTCCACAGCATGCTCAGTTCAAAAGGCGAAGCGAGATCGAGAATTCCAGATACCTCAGGGATGATCGCCTCACGATTGAATGCATCGTCACCGTTGTTAAAAAGCCACATGTAACCCAAACCAGATCCTTCCCCAAGATCAGCATTCCGCAATCCGACATGGCTGATCACGTTGGCAGGCTTCTGGAAGGAAAGGATGGGTTTGATCTCAGCCTCAGCGTCGGAGGAGAGACTTTCCAAGGGCATAGGTTAGTTCTCGCCATGCGGTCGCCTGTGTTTAGAGCGGAGCTCTACGGGCCAATGAGGGAGGCGACGACGACGGGGCAACGCGTAACCATCCAAGACATGCAGCCTGCCGTTTTCAGGGCCATGCTCCACTACATCTACACTGATTCTTTACCCGCCAAAGATCTCGAGGGAGACGACAACACCGAGATGATCCGGTTGCTGCTGGTAGCTGCGGATAGGTACGCCATGGAGAGGCTCAAGCTGGTCTGCCAAAGCATCCTCTGCGAGGATCTGAACGAGGACACAGTGGCAACCACGCTGGCTTTAGCCGACCAACATAGCTGCGATGAGCTTAAGAGTGCTTGCCTTCAGTTTATCGAGATATCGATGCCATGGACGATGGACGCCGTAGTGGCATCCCAGGGCTTCCAGGATCTCATGGCGACTTGCCCATATCTCGCAGTGGAAGCACTTGAGAAGAGAAGAAAGTCCCTGGATAGCCATATATAG